In the Gymnodinialimonas sp. 202GB13-11 genome, one interval contains:
- a CDS encoding flavodoxin domain-containing protein, with translation MKYLIAYASTHGQTRRIARHAMDRLHDIGHSVELLPLIEAEGLDPRRFDGVILAGSLHAGHYQPAMTEFASLHADRLNTMPTLFLAVSLAAAGHDTDDWRGLDTALHDLTEATSWHPGHVTHVAGAYKPSAYDIVTRLIMRRIIAKKDPGTDLSADHDFTDWPALDAALEGWLEQA, from the coding sequence ATGAAATACCTGATCGCCTATGCAAGCACCCACGGCCAAACCCGCAGGATTGCACGTCATGCGATGGACCGGCTTCACGACATCGGGCATTCGGTCGAGCTTTTGCCGTTGATCGAGGCTGAGGGGCTCGACCCGCGTCGCTTTGACGGCGTGATCCTCGCAGGCTCCCTCCACGCCGGGCACTACCAGCCCGCGATGACCGAGTTCGCCTCTCTCCACGCGGATCGGCTGAACACCATGCCAACCCTGTTTCTGGCTGTCTCCTTGGCGGCAGCAGGCCACGACACCGACGATTGGCGCGGCCTCGACACCGCCCTGCATGACCTGACCGAGGCCACCAGCTGGCACCCTGGCCATGTCACCCATGTGGCGGGCGCTTACAAACCCAGCGCCTACGACATCGTCACCCGCCTCATCATGCGTCGGATCATCGCCAAGAAGGACCCGGGCACCGACCTGTCCGCCGATCACGACTTCACCGATTGGCCCGCGCTGGACGCGGCGCTGGAAGGCTGGCTGGAGCAGGCCTGA